In Neoarius graeffei isolate fNeoGra1 chromosome 17, fNeoGra1.pri, whole genome shotgun sequence, a single window of DNA contains:
- the serpinf2b gene encoding serpin peptidase inhibitor, clade F (alpha-2 antiplasmin, pigment epithelium derived factor), member 2b, translating into MALRLFVLLFFCCYQQGWMEDVISEDKKVSVSPLTPLINSSHRTDVVSSNVSHTDKLTPDGFDISTSTAENAENSSEEDLDELGGPLNSKEHHQAIGRGIMKFGLELLENLKTDPKQSNIIISPLSVSLALSQLALGARNDTQELLLKHLHADTVPCYHKALKSLLRHVRKNALQIASRVYLADGFKPNPEFIEESLKVYDSKPATLTNLEKINEWVKNSTNGYVTDFLSSLPPNLVMMLINAVHYKGEWLRRFDPHFTSSEPFYIDEKQIVNVDMMLGPKYPLSLFNHHELDAQIARFPFKGNTSLIIIIPIIGSVNVSAIAAKLNILDLYNHFPRKRSMQVKLPKFKLDFTQELEEALTSMGLGKLFSSPNLSGISEGPLLVSSVQHKSSFEINEEGAEAAAATSVAISRSNLSFTVNQPFFLALIDDSTQTPLFLGVISNPNPGGTPVTLGQPTLDKGVFPSTKYFGKPPK; encoded by the exons ATGGCTTTAAGATTATTTGTACTCCTTTTCTTCTGTTGCTACCAACAAGGCTGGAtg GAGGATGTCATTTCAGAGGATAAAAAGGTCTCTGTGAGTCCTCTCACACCCCTGATTAACAGCAGTCACAGAACA GATGTAGTAAGCTCCAACGTGTCCCACACAGACAAATTAACTCCAGATGGCTTTGATATCTCTACCTCCACTGCTGAAAATGCTGAGAACTCCTCAGAGGAAGACTTGGATGAGTTGGGTGGTCCTTTGAATTCTAAAGAACATCATCAGGCCATAGGGAGGGGGATTATGAAATTTGGTCTGGAGCTATTGGAGAACCTGAAGACAGATCCCAAACAATCTAATATTATTATCTCCCCCCTCAGTGTGTCTTTGGCTCTCTCTCAGTTGGCTCTGG GAGCAAGGAATGACACACAAGAGCTCCTCCTTAAACACCTACATGCTGATACAGTGCCATGCTACCACAAAGCACTGAAAAGCCTTCTCCGCCATGTCCGCAAAAATGCCCTGCAAATCGCCAGCCGCGTCTACCTTGCTGATG GATTTAAGCCAAACCCGGAGTTTATCGAAGAGTCTCTCAAAGTGTATGATTCAAAGCCTGCAACCTTGACTAATTTGGAGAAGATCAATGAGTGGGTAAAGAACTCCACAAATGGTTACGTGACAGACTTCCTGTCCAGTCTCCCTCCTAACCTTGTCATGATGCTCATCAATGCTGTGCACTACAAAG GAGAGTGGCTCCGGCGTTTTGACCCTCACTTTACTTCCAGTGAGCCTTTTTATATTGATGAAAAACAAATAGTCAATGTTGACATGATGCTTGGGCCAAAATACCCACTCAGCCTTTTCAACCATCATGAACTTGATGCGCAG ATTGCTCGTTTCCCGTTCAAAGGGAATACGAGCCTGATTATAATAATACCCATAATAGGATCGGTTAACGTGTCGGCGATTGCAGCTAAACTCAATATCTTGGATCTATATAATCACTTCCCACGAAAGAGAAGTATGCAGGTTAAACTTCCCAAATTCAAACTGGATTTTACTCAGGAACTTGAAGAGGCCCTGACAAGCATGG GTCTAGGGAAGCTGTTCTCAAGTCCTAATCTGAGTGGTATTTCAGAGGGACCCCTACTGGTCTCCAGTGTACAGCACAAGTCCAGCTTTGAGATAAATGAAGAGGGTGCAGAGGCTGCGGCTGCAACCAGTGTAGCAATCAGCCGCTCAAATCTCTCTTTCACAGTCAACCAGCCTTTTTTCTTGGCCCTTATAGACGATTCCACTCAAACACCACTGTTTCTGGGAGTTATTTCAAACCCGAACCCTGGCGGAACTCCTGTAACATTAGGTCAACCCACTTTGGATAAAGGAGTGTTTCCTAGTACAAAGTATTTTGGCAAGCCACCCAAGTAA